In the Takifugu flavidus isolate HTHZ2018 chromosome 11, ASM371156v2, whole genome shotgun sequence genome, one interval contains:
- the pde10a gene encoding cAMP and cAMP-inhibited cGMP 3',5'-cyclic phosphodiesterase 10A isoform X2, with product MSKKRKSPDEEDFVESPSAGCSSDQGLTDEKVKAYLSLHPQMLDDFVLESVSTETLDRWLKKKTSSGPADDASAKEVSRYQDTNMQGVVYELNSYMEQRLDTGGDNKLLLYELCNIIKTATKADSFALYFLGESNNSLCLFTPTGAKDGPPSLIPSGPIAFGTTIAAHVAKTRRTLLVEDIAGDERFPDGTGQDSGIHVHSVLCLPILTAIGDIIAVLELHRHRGKEPFNLSHQEVATANLAWASVAIHQVQVCRGLAKQTELNDFLLDVSKTYFDNIVAIDSLLEHIMIYAKNLVNADRCALFQVDHNNKELYSDLFDIGEENEGRPVFKKTKEIRFSIEKGIAGQVARTGEVLNIPDAYADPRFNREVDLKTGYTTRNILCMPIVSRGTVIGVVQMVNKLSGCAFTKTDENNFKMFAVFCALALHCANMYHRIRQSECIYRVTMEKLSYHSICTSEEWKTLTQLNLPAPIYKEIEMFHFDINPFEEIWPAVFIYMVHNSCGKSSFELEKLCRFTMSVRKNYRRVPYHNWKHAVTVAHCMYAILQKTSGMFTELEKKGLLIACLCHDLDHRGYSNTYLQKFDHPLAALYSTSTMEQHHFSQTVSILQLEGHNIFSNLNSSEYEQVLEIIRKAIIATDLALYFNNHQQLTELLSSEALDLNNYSHRDRVIGLMMTACDLCSVTKKWQITRLTANDIYAEFWAEGDEMKKIGLQPIPMMDRDKKDEVPQGQVGFYNSVAIPCYTTLSKLFPPSNPLLKACKENLSMWEKIACGEVEDVVTSPPYDSGPVKVDN from the exons GTTTGACAGATGAGAAAGTGAAGGCCTACCTCTCCCTGCACCCGCAGATGCTGGATGACTTTGTGTTGGAGAGCGTGAGCACGGAGACGTTGGACAGATGGCTCAAAAAGAAGACGAGCAGCGGCCCCGCAG ATGATGCGTCAGCAAAAGAAGTCAGCAGG TACCAGGACACAAATATGCAGGGTGTGGTGTATGAACTAAACAGCTACATGGAGCAGCGGCTGGACACTGGAGGAGACAACAAACTGCTGCTCTATGAGCTATGTAACATCATCAAAACAG CAACTAAAGCAGACAGCTTTGCACTTTACTTCCTGGGAGAAAGCAACAAT AGCTTGTGTTTGTTCACTCCAACGGGGGCCAAGGATGGCCCCCCGAGCCTCATCCCCTCCGGTCCCATCGCATTTGGGACAACCATTGCCGCTCATGTTGCCAAGACTCGCAGAACCCTCCTCGTAGAAGACATTGCCGGG GACGAGCGCTTCCCCGACGGCACAGGGCAGGACTCAGGGATCCACGTTCACTCTGTCCTGTGCCTACCCATCCTCACTGCCATTGGGGACATCATCGCCGTCCTGGAGCTGCACCGGCACCGGGGCAAGGAGCCCTTTAACCTCAGTCACCAGGAG GTTGCAACAGCTAATTTAGCATGGGCATCGGTTGCTATTCATCAAGTACAG GTGTGCCGAGGCCTTGCGAAACAGACCGAGCTCAATGACTTCCTACTAGATGTTTCAAA AACATACTTTGATAACATTGTGGCAATAGATTCTCTACTTGAACACATTATG ATATATGCAAAAAACCTGGTGAATGCCGACAGGTGCGCACTCTTCCAGGTAGATCACAACAACAAAGAACTGTACTCTGACCTGTTTGATATTGGGGAGGAGAACGAAGGCAGGCCTGTCTTTaagaaaaccaaagaaattAG GTTTTCGATCGAGAAAGGAATAGCGGGACAGGTGGCTCGGACAGGGGAAGTCTTAAATATCCCAGATGCCTATGCAGACCCACGGTTCAACCG agAGGTGGACCTCAAAACTGGCTACACCACGCGGAACATCCTGTGCATGCCCATCGTGAGCAGGGGGACTGTTATAGGTGTGGTGCAGATGGTGAACAAGCTAAGCGGATGTGCCTTCACTAAAACAGACGAGaacaactttaaaatgtttgcTGTCTTTTGTGCTCTGGCCTTACACTGTGCAAAT ATGTACCACAGGATCCGGCAATCTGAATGCATTTACAGAGTGACGATGGAGAAGCTGTCCTACCACAGCATCTGCACGTCCGAAGAATGGAAGACGCTTACCCAGCTCAACCTCCCTGCACCCATTTATAAAGAGATTGAAAT gttcCACTTTGACATTAATCCTTTTGAGGAGATCTGGCCtgctgtctttatttatatggttCATAACTCCTGTGGAAAGAGCAG CTTTGAGTTGGAGAAGTTGTGTCGTTTCACCATGTCCGTACGGAAGAACTACCGCCGCGTGCCCTACCACAACTGGAAGCACGCAGTGACGGTGGCACACTGTATGTACGcaatcctgcagaaaacctcTGGGATGTTCACAGAGCTAGAG AAGAAAGGTCTGTTAATTGCCTGTCTGTGCCATGATCTGGACCACCGGGGGTACAGCAACACATACCTGCAGAAGTTCGACCATCCGCTGGCTGCTCTGTACTCCACCTCCACCATGGAGCAGCACCACTTTTCCCAGACTGTCTCAATCCTACAG CTGGAAGGGCACAATATTTTCTCCAACCTAAATTCCAGCGAGTATGAGCAGGTGCTGGAGATCATCCGGAAGGCCATCATCGCCACGGACCTGGCCCTGTACTTCAACAACCACCAGCAGCTGACGGAGTTGCTGTCCTCGGAGGCGCTGGACCTGAACAACTACTCGCACAG GGATCGTGTGATTGGTCTCATGATGACAGCATGTGACCTGTGTTCAGTTACCAAGAAATGGCAAATTACACGACTCACAGCCAACGACATCTATGCTGAGTTCTGGGCTGAG GGAGATGAGATGAAGAAGATTGGGCTGCAGCCAATCCCAATGATGGACCGAGACAAGAAAGACGAGGTTCCCCAAGGCCAA GTGGGTTTCTACAATTCTGTTGCGATTCCATGCTACACGACACTATCCAAGCTTTTCCCACCGTCCAATCCGCTTCTAAAAGCCTGCAA GGAGAATCTGTCCATGTGGGAGAAGATAGCGTGCGGGGAGGTGGAGGACGTCGTGACCAGTCCGCCGTATGATTCGGGCCCCGTCAAGGTGGACAACTGA
- the pde10a gene encoding cAMP and cAMP-inhibited cGMP 3',5'-cyclic phosphodiesterase 10A isoform X4, whose translation MEDGPSSTSCFRRLTDCFLGASLTDEKVKAYLSLHPQMLDDFVLESVSTETLDRWLKKKTSSGPADDASAKEVSRQYQDTNMQGVVYELNSYMEQRLDTGGDNKLLLYELCNIIKTATKADSFALYFLGESNNSLCLFTPTGAKDGPPSLIPSGPIAFGTTIAAHVAKTRRTLLVEDIAGDERFPDGTGQDSGIHVHSVLCLPILTAIGDIIAVLELHRHRGKEPFNLSHQEVATANLAWASVAIHQVQVCRGLAKQTELNDFLLDVSKTYFDNIVAIDSLLEHIMIYAKNLVNADRCALFQVDHNNKELYSDLFDIGEENEGRPVFKKTKEIRFSIEKGIAGQVARTGEVLNIPDAYADPRFNREVDLKTGYTTRNILCMPIVSRGTVIGVVQMVNKLSGCAFTKTDENNFKMFAVFCALALHCANMYHRIRQSECIYRVTMEKLSYHSICTSEEWKTLTQLNLPAPIYKEIEMFHFDINPFEEIWPAVFIYMVHNSCGKSSFELEKLCRFTMSVRKNYRRVPYHNWKHAVTVAHCMYAILQKTSGMFTELEKKGLLIACLCHDLDHRGYSNTYLQKFDHPLAALYSTSTMEQHHFSQTVSILQLEGHNIFSNLNSSEYEQVLEIIRKAIIATDLALYFNNHQQLTELLSSEALDLNNYSHRDRVIGLMMTACDLCSVTKKWQITRLTANDIYAEFWAEGDEMKKIGLQPIPMMDRDKKDEVPQGQVGFYNSVAIPCYTTLSKLFPPSNPLLKACKENLSMWEKIACGEVEDVVTSPPYDSGPVKVDN comes from the exons ATGGAAGATGGTCCGTCTTCAACAAGCTGTTTCAGAAGGTTAACGGACTGCTTCCTGGGTGCAA GTTTGACAGATGAGAAAGTGAAGGCCTACCTCTCCCTGCACCCGCAGATGCTGGATGACTTTGTGTTGGAGAGCGTGAGCACGGAGACGTTGGACAGATGGCTCAAAAAGAAGACGAGCAGCGGCCCCGCAG ATGATGCGTCAGCAAAAGAAGTCAGCAGG CAGTACCAGGACACAAATATGCAGGGTGTGGTGTATGAACTAAACAGCTACATGGAGCAGCGGCTGGACACTGGAGGAGACAACAAACTGCTGCTCTATGAGCTATGTAACATCATCAAAACAG CAACTAAAGCAGACAGCTTTGCACTTTACTTCCTGGGAGAAAGCAACAAT AGCTTGTGTTTGTTCACTCCAACGGGGGCCAAGGATGGCCCCCCGAGCCTCATCCCCTCCGGTCCCATCGCATTTGGGACAACCATTGCCGCTCATGTTGCCAAGACTCGCAGAACCCTCCTCGTAGAAGACATTGCCGGG GACGAGCGCTTCCCCGACGGCACAGGGCAGGACTCAGGGATCCACGTTCACTCTGTCCTGTGCCTACCCATCCTCACTGCCATTGGGGACATCATCGCCGTCCTGGAGCTGCACCGGCACCGGGGCAAGGAGCCCTTTAACCTCAGTCACCAGGAG GTTGCAACAGCTAATTTAGCATGGGCATCGGTTGCTATTCATCAAGTACAG GTGTGCCGAGGCCTTGCGAAACAGACCGAGCTCAATGACTTCCTACTAGATGTTTCAAA AACATACTTTGATAACATTGTGGCAATAGATTCTCTACTTGAACACATTATG ATATATGCAAAAAACCTGGTGAATGCCGACAGGTGCGCACTCTTCCAGGTAGATCACAACAACAAAGAACTGTACTCTGACCTGTTTGATATTGGGGAGGAGAACGAAGGCAGGCCTGTCTTTaagaaaaccaaagaaattAG GTTTTCGATCGAGAAAGGAATAGCGGGACAGGTGGCTCGGACAGGGGAAGTCTTAAATATCCCAGATGCCTATGCAGACCCACGGTTCAACCG agAGGTGGACCTCAAAACTGGCTACACCACGCGGAACATCCTGTGCATGCCCATCGTGAGCAGGGGGACTGTTATAGGTGTGGTGCAGATGGTGAACAAGCTAAGCGGATGTGCCTTCACTAAAACAGACGAGaacaactttaaaatgtttgcTGTCTTTTGTGCTCTGGCCTTACACTGTGCAAAT ATGTACCACAGGATCCGGCAATCTGAATGCATTTACAGAGTGACGATGGAGAAGCTGTCCTACCACAGCATCTGCACGTCCGAAGAATGGAAGACGCTTACCCAGCTCAACCTCCCTGCACCCATTTATAAAGAGATTGAAAT gttcCACTTTGACATTAATCCTTTTGAGGAGATCTGGCCtgctgtctttatttatatggttCATAACTCCTGTGGAAAGAGCAG CTTTGAGTTGGAGAAGTTGTGTCGTTTCACCATGTCCGTACGGAAGAACTACCGCCGCGTGCCCTACCACAACTGGAAGCACGCAGTGACGGTGGCACACTGTATGTACGcaatcctgcagaaaacctcTGGGATGTTCACAGAGCTAGAG AAGAAAGGTCTGTTAATTGCCTGTCTGTGCCATGATCTGGACCACCGGGGGTACAGCAACACATACCTGCAGAAGTTCGACCATCCGCTGGCTGCTCTGTACTCCACCTCCACCATGGAGCAGCACCACTTTTCCCAGACTGTCTCAATCCTACAG CTGGAAGGGCACAATATTTTCTCCAACCTAAATTCCAGCGAGTATGAGCAGGTGCTGGAGATCATCCGGAAGGCCATCATCGCCACGGACCTGGCCCTGTACTTCAACAACCACCAGCAGCTGACGGAGTTGCTGTCCTCGGAGGCGCTGGACCTGAACAACTACTCGCACAG GGATCGTGTGATTGGTCTCATGATGACAGCATGTGACCTGTGTTCAGTTACCAAGAAATGGCAAATTACACGACTCACAGCCAACGACATCTATGCTGAGTTCTGGGCTGAG GGAGATGAGATGAAGAAGATTGGGCTGCAGCCAATCCCAATGATGGACCGAGACAAGAAAGACGAGGTTCCCCAAGGCCAA GTGGGTTTCTACAATTCTGTTGCGATTCCATGCTACACGACACTATCCAAGCTTTTCCCACCGTCCAATCCGCTTCTAAAAGCCTGCAA GGAGAATCTGTCCATGTGGGAGAAGATAGCGTGCGGGGAGGTGGAGGACGTCGTGACCAGTCCGCCGTATGATTCGGGCCCCGTCAAGGTGGACAACTGA